In a single window of the Micromonospora sp. WMMD1155 genome:
- a CDS encoding AAA family ATPase → MARPTRFADAVRLLANDDGKLLKSLDHVLSGVLLLTGAIGLFDPKNDLIRLIRDVRGRAGGALRAGPPRARSSLMIATHTVLVTAAFFDEVSAGSVVSRVGLTSEDEQNLMRARSGEVAELLTAVVPVPAACTPREEFGRELAGWFEDLGANLYRFLTGFAVVEELTAAEQARLKQHLTETVPGLALERYESYVRELAHESPIFGFWIVEWEYTSTRAAAAGFAEETRRGLSQLGRLLAMVQPTGRMDQRWRELAAGYLAELDRPVVRPGEHGAAPDLVIPTLGSAYVNPAFRVVAAGEASRVSEDHWWDAEVALRDDLQKFLVRYLSSPDATELPMLVLGHPGSGKSVFTKAFAARLQDTGFRPLRVDLRAVPADASVVDQVRHALRQTLQRDIEWADLAAGVDSATPVIFFDGFDELLQSSATSQADFLERMCEFQRLAAIRDAPVAVVVTSRTVVAHRARIPAGVQVVRLEPFDRARITDWLDTWNSSNADYLRQRQLVGLSVDVVTRYPHLAAQPLLLLLLALYDADGNKLQDESGQLADADLYDRLLRAFTRREVRKDGPHLTDAEVNALVDEELERLAIAALAMFNRGSQYVAEKDLDEDMRALLLAHPYGGPGRAHQTGSQRLVGRFFFVHVATARYADTLRTYEFLHATFGEYLVAWFVARALPRPPISRTLTSVRPDRNDSLLAAILSHAILAERAQIVVYFEHLATVMTDRAGVYDQLLEAFRGCFDSIAWQAFADYRPTRGNVAERMAFYSANLLLLAVLLAPGGELPLAVAFDVADPDELRVRWHRLAQFWLAAGGHTAVHVVSDEIEVVEAAPGLTLRRRREHTEAPDGLVHDLIRTNSLVQEPELAVLLRAVEPIVAALNAEGFLPGGSDEAPVRGLLTLLLARDDQVRDGQYYALIDTLERHGSITDRIRYTELLLSHLSARDGHLDPESFYGLLRMIDNDPAAGPAIIRRFLRALVRLGPGLESHRRALVRQALFVMMSSDHNDALPPAWVIQDFVNDLLDDAAGDLQLVPVVLEVFAARSLWKLAGYPGLPHQLNAWLDGLPEITRAALPDEIVHEIRVSAGDRWLSEQPQVAGDPFPDEDG, encoded by the coding sequence ATGGCCAGACCCACGCGCTTCGCGGACGCCGTCCGTCTGCTGGCGAATGACGACGGCAAGCTGCTCAAAAGCCTCGACCACGTCCTGAGTGGCGTCCTGCTACTGACCGGCGCGATCGGACTGTTCGATCCCAAGAACGATCTCATCCGGCTGATCCGGGACGTGCGGGGCCGGGCGGGTGGTGCCCTGCGGGCCGGTCCACCGCGGGCCCGGTCCAGCCTCATGATCGCCACCCACACCGTTCTGGTCACCGCGGCCTTCTTCGACGAGGTCAGCGCCGGTTCGGTAGTGTCTCGGGTCGGCCTGACCTCCGAGGACGAGCAGAACCTCATGCGGGCCCGGTCCGGCGAGGTCGCCGAACTGCTCACCGCTGTCGTTCCGGTGCCGGCCGCCTGCACCCCTCGGGAAGAGTTCGGACGTGAGCTTGCCGGCTGGTTCGAGGATCTCGGCGCGAACCTTTACAGGTTCCTCACCGGCTTCGCCGTCGTGGAGGAACTGACCGCCGCCGAACAGGCCCGCCTGAAACAACACCTCACCGAGACAGTGCCCGGTCTCGCGCTCGAGAGATACGAGTCGTATGTGCGGGAGTTGGCGCACGAGAGCCCGATCTTCGGGTTCTGGATCGTCGAGTGGGAGTACACGTCGACGCGGGCGGCCGCGGCGGGTTTCGCCGAGGAGACCCGCCGAGGGCTCTCCCAACTCGGCCGGCTCCTGGCGATGGTGCAGCCGACAGGCCGGATGGACCAGCGCTGGCGAGAGCTGGCCGCCGGCTATCTGGCGGAGCTGGATCGGCCGGTGGTGCGGCCGGGTGAGCACGGCGCCGCGCCGGACCTGGTGATCCCGACCCTCGGATCCGCGTACGTCAACCCGGCCTTTCGGGTGGTCGCCGCCGGTGAGGCGAGCCGAGTCTCCGAGGACCACTGGTGGGACGCCGAGGTGGCGCTGCGGGACGACCTGCAGAAGTTCCTCGTCCGGTACCTGAGCTCCCCGGACGCCACGGAGCTGCCGATGCTTGTGCTGGGGCACCCTGGGTCCGGGAAGTCCGTCTTCACCAAGGCGTTCGCCGCCCGCCTGCAGGACACCGGCTTTCGTCCGTTGCGGGTGGACCTGCGTGCCGTACCGGCCGACGCCTCGGTCGTCGACCAGGTCCGACACGCCCTGCGGCAGACACTGCAGCGCGACATCGAGTGGGCGGACCTCGCCGCCGGTGTCGACAGCGCGACGCCGGTCATCTTCTTCGACGGATTCGATGAACTGTTGCAGAGCAGCGCTACCAGCCAAGCCGATTTCCTCGAGCGGATGTGCGAGTTCCAGCGGCTGGCCGCGATCCGGGATGCACCGGTGGCCGTCGTGGTGACCAGCCGCACCGTGGTCGCTCATCGCGCCCGGATCCCGGCCGGCGTGCAGGTGGTCCGCCTGGAGCCGTTCGACCGTGCCCGCATCACGGACTGGCTGGACACCTGGAACAGCTCGAACGCCGACTACCTCCGGCAGCGGCAACTCGTCGGCCTCTCGGTCGACGTCGTGACCCGCTATCCGCACCTGGCGGCCCAGCCGCTGTTGTTGTTACTGCTGGCCCTCTACGACGCCGACGGCAACAAGCTGCAGGACGAGTCGGGTCAGCTCGCCGACGCGGATCTGTACGACCGCCTGCTGCGGGCGTTCACCCGTCGGGAGGTTCGCAAGGACGGGCCGCACCTCACCGACGCCGAGGTCAACGCACTCGTCGACGAGGAACTGGAGCGTCTGGCCATCGCCGCCCTGGCGATGTTCAACCGCGGTAGCCAGTACGTGGCCGAGAAAGACCTCGACGAGGACATGCGGGCACTACTTCTCGCGCACCCTTACGGCGGCCCGGGTCGAGCGCATCAGACCGGCTCCCAACGGCTGGTCGGCAGGTTCTTCTTCGTGCACGTGGCGACCGCTCGATACGCCGACACTCTGCGCACGTACGAATTCCTGCACGCCACCTTCGGCGAGTACCTCGTCGCCTGGTTCGTCGCCCGGGCCCTACCCCGACCGCCGATCTCCCGCACTTTGACCAGTGTGCGACCGGACCGCAACGACAGTCTTCTGGCAGCGATCCTCTCGCACGCGATCCTGGCCGAGCGCGCCCAGATCGTCGTCTACTTCGAGCACCTGGCAACCGTCATGACCGACCGGGCAGGGGTCTACGACCAGCTTCTCGAGGCGTTCCGAGGGTGCTTCGACTCGATCGCCTGGCAGGCATTCGCGGACTACCGGCCGACGAGGGGCAACGTTGCCGAGCGGATGGCTTTCTACAGCGCGAATCTGCTCCTCCTGGCGGTGCTCCTGGCGCCCGGTGGAGAACTCCCACTCGCCGTCGCCTTCGATGTGGCCGACCCGGACGAACTGCGCGTGCGCTGGCACCGGCTCGCCCAGTTCTGGCTGGCAGCCGGGGGCCACACCGCCGTACACGTCGTCAGCGACGAGATCGAGGTGGTCGAGGCGGCCCCGGGGCTCACACTGCGCCGCCGCCGCGAGCACACCGAGGCCCCAGACGGCCTCGTCCACGACCTGATCAGGACGAACAGCCTGGTCCAGGAGCCGGAGCTGGCGGTACTGCTGCGCGCCGTCGAGCCGATCGTCGCCGCGCTGAACGCGGAGGGGTTCCTCCCGGGCGGCAGCGACGAGGCCCCGGTGCGCGGTCTCCTGACGCTGCTGCTCGCGCGCGACGACCAGGTGCGCGACGGGCAGTACTACGCGCTGATCGACACGCTGGAGCGCCATGGATCGATCACCGACCGTATCCGCTATACCGAACTCCTGCTGAGCCACCTCTCCGCCCGCGACGGTCACCTGGACCCCGAGTCCTTCTACGGACTGCTCAGGATGATCGACAACGATCCCGCGGCGGGACCCGCGATCATCCGGCGCTTCCTGCGCGCCCTGGTCCGGCTGGGGCCGGGACTGGAGAGCCACCGCCGGGCCTTGGTGCGCCAAGCCCTGTTCGTGATGATGTCCAGCGACCATAACGACGCCCTGCCCCCCGCCTGGGTGATCCAGGACTTCGTCAACGACCTGCTCGACGACGCCGCGGGCGATCTGCAACTCGTGCCGGTGGTCCTGGAGGTCTTCGCCGCCCGCAGCCTGTGGAAACTCGCCGGCTACCCTGGTCTGCCGCATCAGCTCAACGCCTGGTTGGACGGACTCCCGGAGATCACCAGGGCGGCTCTGCCCGACGAGATCGTCCATGAGATCAGGGTCAGCGCCGGCGATCGGTGGTTGTCGGAGCAGCCGCAGGTTGCCGGAGATCCTTTTCCTGACGAGGACGGCTGA
- a CDS encoding oxygenase MpaB family protein, whose translation MRGRYANLNRIRTLDPERDYLDIYQTMLRYEFPWDMKLGLNLAFNRSFSIPAIAAVHTATGELTERTQKRIDDTGLLMYEMVLNGFEQPRGRDALRRVNQIHRPYDISDDDFRYVLGCLVVVPTRWLQEYGWRPPCCHERQATYLFYRELGRRMGITDIPGSYHEFETWFTAHDAAHLQPNDDAAAIERATRMLMLDRIPRLFAPLGNALVSAMYDAPLRRAMRVDAPPWPVRVGLRVALKLRSRSQRWFGAPRTTALFADGIKTKSYPEGYEISRLGPQQDRAG comes from the coding sequence ATGAGAGGCCGTTACGCCAACCTGAACCGGATCCGCACGCTGGACCCCGAGCGCGACTACCTGGACATCTACCAGACCATGCTGCGTTACGAGTTCCCGTGGGACATGAAGCTCGGCCTCAACCTGGCTTTCAACCGGTCCTTCTCGATCCCCGCCATCGCCGCCGTGCACACGGCCACCGGTGAGCTGACCGAACGCACCCAGAAGCGGATCGACGACACCGGCCTGCTTATGTACGAGATGGTGCTCAACGGCTTCGAGCAACCCCGTGGTCGGGACGCGTTGCGACGCGTCAACCAGATCCACCGCCCCTACGACATCAGCGACGACGACTTCCGCTACGTCCTCGGCTGCCTGGTGGTCGTCCCGACCCGGTGGCTGCAGGAGTACGGTTGGCGCCCGCCCTGCTGCCACGAGCGCCAGGCCACGTACCTGTTCTACCGGGAGCTCGGGCGGCGGATGGGCATCACGGACATCCCCGGGTCGTACCACGAGTTCGAGACCTGGTTCACCGCCCACGACGCGGCTCACCTGCAGCCGAACGACGACGCGGCGGCCATCGAACGGGCCACCCGCATGCTGATGCTCGACCGGATCCCCCGCCTGTTCGCACCGCTGGGCAACGCGCTGGTCAGTGCCATGTACGACGCGCCGCTGCGGCGCGCGATGCGAGTCGACGCGCCGCCGTGGCCGGTCCGGGTCGGCCTACGTGTGGCGCTGAAGCTGCGCTCCCGGTCGCAACGGTGGTTCGGGGCGCCCCGGACGACGGCACTGTTCGCCGACGGGATCAAGACCAAGAGCTACCCCGAGGGGTACGAGATCAGCCGGCTCGGTCCGCAGCAGGACCGTGCCGGCTGA
- a CDS encoding helix-turn-helix domain-containing protein, translating to MGNVELLPVGRRVAYWRGRRKLSQQVFADRLGKSKSWVDKVERGVRSLDKLSTLQEIARVLRIDAAVLVGRDVAPVEATDCVEGVDRVRAALARYEIPLGQPAGHRPVLPVDRMLRDVEYAWTTFQHGRYPQVINLLPDLLTNAQRTHAQASAAGRVPLVEAYRVTAALLVKLGDLGLAWLATDRAMLAATGEPESVAAAAVHLGQVLRTSGRAREAKSVLLAAAYRIAPREVENGTPAELSLCGTLLLEAALAVTHDGNKAAVTDLIDEAAGMAERVGDGHDHHRTAFGPTAVEVARAAAAVEAGDFHAAIRWHDKAAGRDGWRWLPAEHRAAHLLDVARAHLHADDVANAARLLVQAERTAPAEITHRPVARDILAEVARDPRAPTTIAKLAATLGVG from the coding sequence ATGGGCAACGTTGAACTGTTGCCCGTGGGGCGGCGGGTGGCGTACTGGCGGGGGCGACGGAAGCTGTCGCAGCAGGTGTTCGCCGACCGGCTCGGCAAGTCGAAGAGCTGGGTCGACAAGGTCGAACGTGGTGTGCGGTCGCTCGACAAGCTGTCGACGCTCCAAGAGATCGCCCGCGTGCTGAGGATCGACGCCGCCGTGCTGGTCGGCCGCGATGTCGCGCCGGTAGAGGCGACCGACTGCGTAGAGGGCGTCGACCGAGTCAGGGCGGCGTTGGCGCGGTACGAGATCCCGTTGGGCCAGCCGGCGGGTCACCGGCCGGTGTTGCCGGTGGACCGGATGCTGCGGGATGTGGAGTATGCGTGGACGACGTTTCAGCACGGCCGCTACCCGCAGGTGATCAACTTGCTGCCGGACCTGCTCACCAATGCGCAGCGCACTCACGCGCAAGCCTCGGCGGCGGGCCGGGTGCCGCTGGTGGAGGCGTACCGGGTCACGGCTGCTCTGCTGGTCAAGCTCGGGGATCTCGGGCTTGCGTGGTTGGCCACCGACCGGGCGATGCTCGCCGCCACCGGCGAGCCGGAGTCAGTGGCCGCCGCAGCCGTGCATCTCGGCCAGGTGCTGCGCACGTCAGGGCGGGCGCGGGAGGCGAAGTCGGTGCTGCTCGCCGCCGCGTACCGGATCGCCCCGCGCGAGGTGGAGAACGGCACACCGGCGGAGCTGTCCCTGTGCGGAACCCTGCTCCTCGAAGCTGCACTGGCAGTTACGCACGACGGGAACAAGGCCGCCGTCACCGACCTGATCGACGAGGCCGCCGGCATGGCAGAGCGCGTCGGCGACGGGCACGATCATCACCGCACCGCGTTCGGGCCGACCGCCGTCGAGGTGGCTCGTGCCGCCGCAGCCGTGGAGGCCGGCGACTTCCATGCCGCGATCCGCTGGCACGACAAGGCCGCCGGGCGGGACGGCTGGCGGTGGTTGCCAGCAGAACACCGCGCCGCGCACCTGCTCGACGTCGCGCGTGCCCATCTGCACGCTGATGATGTGGCCAATGCCGCTCGGTTGCTGGTGCAGGCCGAGCGCACCGCACCGGCCGAGATCACGCACCGGCCCGTCGCCCGGGACATCCTTGCCGAGGTTGCCCGCGACCCGCGCGCCCCGACCACGATCGCCAAGCTCGCTGCCACCCTCGGGGTCGGCTGA
- a CDS encoding XRE family transcriptional regulator: protein MAAPNTALRAVRTGMRMSQDDFARALQAAGHRVGEPNDANKRLVQRWESGAIAAPRPVYARALEVVTGLPISLLGFAAVPGGEVADDEHGGHDMTSPMSNLATPTPTSKPATAHRSYEGVWLSRYQYYSSGRGDSFAGQHFVVLLQHGDRLTARSLPGSAASSLSLDLTVDGAVVTGTWVEQTDPAGYYRGARYHGAIQLLAEPTGRRMAGKWVGFGKDMDVNTGPWELVFQDASTSKATLDRYNMSAT from the coding sequence ATGGCCGCCCCCAACACCGCCCTCCGCGCCGTCCGTACCGGGATGCGCATGAGCCAGGACGATTTCGCCCGCGCGCTCCAGGCCGCCGGCCACCGCGTCGGTGAGCCCAACGACGCCAACAAGAGACTCGTCCAGCGATGGGAGTCCGGCGCGATCGCTGCGCCCCGACCCGTCTACGCCCGCGCCCTGGAAGTCGTCACCGGCCTACCCATCTCGCTGCTGGGCTTCGCCGCGGTGCCCGGCGGGGAGGTCGCCGACGACGAACACGGCGGCCATGACATGACCTCCCCCATGTCCAACCTGGCCACGCCGACGCCGACGTCCAAGCCCGCCACGGCCCACAGGTCGTACGAGGGTGTGTGGCTCAGCCGCTATCAGTACTACTCCAGCGGGCGGGGCGACTCCTTCGCCGGACAGCACTTCGTGGTACTGCTCCAGCACGGCGATCGACTGACCGCGCGCAGCCTGCCCGGCTCGGCGGCGTCGTCCCTCTCGCTGGACCTGACCGTGGACGGTGCCGTCGTCACCGGCACCTGGGTGGAGCAGACCGACCCGGCCGGCTACTACCGTGGCGCCCGCTATCACGGTGCGATCCAGCTCCTCGCCGAGCCCACGGGTCGACGGATGGCCGGGAAGTGGGTCGGGTTCGGCAAGGACATGGACGTCAACACCGGGCCGTGGGAGCTTGTCTTCCAGGACGCCTCGACGTCCAAGGCAACGCTCGATCGCTACAACATGTCCGCGACGTAG
- a CDS encoding IS256 family transposase, with translation MTATLNDQSGRKKRAEPSAEAKAAAELVRAAKEQGLSLTGPDGLLKQLTKTVLETALNEEMTEHLGYEKHESAGVESGNVRNGTRAKTVLTDASGPVQIDVPRDRAGTFEPQIVRKRQRRLSGVDEVVLSLYAKGLTTGEISAHFAEIYGASVSKETISRITDKVIEEMTDWSHRPLDEIYAAVFIDAIVVKVRDGQVANRPFYAAIGVTLDGEKDILGLWAGSGGEGAKFWMSVLTDLRNRGVKDVFFLVCDGLKGLPEVVTNVWPATIVQTCIIHLIRNTFRLTSRKYWDALKHDIKPIYTAVNATAARAAFEDLAEKWGGRYPAVIRLWDNAWAEFIPFLDYDVEIRRVICSTNAIESLNARYRRAVKARGHFPNEQAALKCLYLVTRSLDPTGAGRTRWTMRWKPALNAFAITFSDRFPAAETY, from the coding sequence ATGACCGCGACACTGAACGACCAGAGCGGACGTAAGAAGCGGGCGGAGCCGTCGGCGGAGGCGAAGGCCGCTGCGGAGCTGGTCCGGGCCGCGAAGGAGCAAGGGCTGTCGTTGACCGGCCCGGACGGGTTGCTCAAGCAGTTGACCAAGACGGTCCTGGAGACCGCGTTGAACGAGGAGATGACCGAGCACCTCGGCTATGAGAAACATGAGTCGGCTGGGGTGGAGTCGGGCAACGTCCGCAACGGCACCAGGGCGAAGACGGTGTTGACCGACGCGTCGGGGCCGGTGCAGATCGACGTGCCGCGGGACCGGGCCGGCACGTTCGAGCCGCAGATCGTCCGGAAGAGGCAGCGGCGCCTGTCCGGGGTCGACGAAGTCGTGTTGTCGTTGTATGCCAAGGGTTTGACCACGGGGGAGATCTCGGCGCATTTCGCGGAGATCTACGGGGCTTCGGTGTCGAAGGAGACGATCTCGCGGATCACCGACAAGGTGATCGAGGAGATGACCGACTGGTCGCACCGGCCCCTGGATGAGATCTACGCCGCCGTGTTCATCGACGCGATCGTGGTCAAGGTCCGCGACGGGCAGGTCGCCAACCGGCCCTTCTACGCCGCGATCGGGGTCACGCTCGACGGGGAGAAGGACATCCTCGGGTTGTGGGCCGGCTCGGGTGGTGAGGGTGCGAAGTTCTGGATGAGTGTGCTGACCGACCTGCGTAACCGGGGCGTGAAGGACGTGTTCTTCCTCGTCTGCGACGGCCTGAAGGGCCTGCCGGAGGTGGTGACGAACGTGTGGCCGGCTACGATCGTGCAGACGTGCATCATCCATCTGATCCGTAACACGTTCCGGCTCACCTCCCGCAAGTACTGGGACGCGCTCAAGCACGACATCAAGCCGATCTACACCGCTGTCAACGCCACCGCGGCCCGGGCGGCGTTCGAGGACCTGGCCGAGAAGTGGGGCGGCCGGTATCCGGCGGTGATCCGCTTGTGGGACAACGCGTGGGCGGAGTTCATCCCGTTCCTCGACTACGACGTCGAAATCCGGCGGGTGATCTGCTCGACCAACGCGATCGAGTCGCTCAACGCCCGCTACCGCCGGGCCGTGAAAGCCCGCGGCCACTTCCCCAACGAACAGGCCGCGTTGAAGTGTCTGTACCTGGTGACCCGATCGTTGGACCCCACCGGAGCAGGCAGAACCCGATGGACGATGCGCTGGAAACCCGCCCTGAACGCCTTCGCCATCACCTTCAGCGACCGCTTCCCAGCCGCTGAAACCTACTAA
- a CDS encoding restriction endonuclease: protein MARRKGLIAQMLDARKQAKKLQAQAEARWHRELVAEQKRQEAEARRGAKQAEAAAKKAEVARLRHDAQAKRLADQSAAKAAREAAQRERAEERRLAADAREKAHKAAAAKRLAEREVHAQKMAEAEFRTEAVSTRIAEYAQLLAQKNRRAAESDLELRAALSNGGPSAFVERLQHVLAQSRYPEGLTGKAAAHYDPASRELLIEYELPLRDVVPTVVGYRYTTAKGMVAIPRKEPETKKLYGDVLARLTLRTIAETFEATSQDLVTGIVFNGYASTKDKATGRAIRPLLMSVGAERDQFAVVQLDEPELDPVLCLRSHLNAIVSPHPYDLEGVRPVVSFDLSKYKFVDEMDVVASLDSRTDLLTLSPGEFEHLIRRLFESIGMKSWVTQASKDEGVDGVAVNEDPIVGGLCIIQAKRYSKIVGLEAVHALAGVMDHKRAAKGVLVTTSWVGKASRDFAAANGRIEIIEGRNLKHMLKEHLGLDVLIGLQKIPPGWNRADLE from the coding sequence ATGGCGCGACGTAAGGGCCTGATTGCTCAGATGCTCGATGCGCGCAAGCAGGCCAAGAAGCTCCAGGCGCAAGCGGAGGCGCGCTGGCACCGCGAGTTGGTTGCCGAGCAAAAGCGCCAGGAGGCGGAGGCACGCCGCGGGGCTAAGCAAGCCGAGGCTGCGGCCAAGAAGGCCGAGGTGGCACGCCTGAGGCATGATGCGCAGGCGAAGCGGCTGGCCGATCAATCGGCGGCGAAGGCAGCGCGAGAGGCTGCCCAACGCGAGCGTGCTGAGGAACGACGCCTAGCTGCCGACGCTCGCGAAAAGGCGCACAAGGCAGCCGCCGCGAAGCGCCTGGCGGAGCGGGAGGTACACGCCCAGAAGATGGCAGAGGCCGAGTTCCGGACCGAGGCCGTCAGCACGAGGATTGCTGAGTATGCACAGCTGCTAGCCCAAAAAAACAGGCGGGCTGCCGAGTCTGACCTCGAACTTAGGGCGGCTTTGTCGAACGGCGGACCATCTGCGTTTGTTGAGCGTCTACAACACGTCCTCGCTCAGTCTCGATACCCGGAGGGCCTGACAGGCAAGGCCGCCGCTCACTATGACCCTGCCTCCAGGGAGCTGCTTATCGAGTACGAGCTACCACTACGAGACGTCGTGCCCACCGTGGTCGGTTATCGATACACGACGGCGAAGGGAATGGTTGCTATACCTCGCAAGGAGCCCGAGACTAAGAAGCTGTACGGTGACGTCCTTGCACGGCTGACATTGCGCACCATTGCCGAGACTTTCGAGGCGACTTCTCAGGACCTCGTCACCGGCATCGTCTTCAACGGCTATGCCTCAACCAAGGACAAGGCGACTGGCCGCGCCATTCGTCCGTTGCTGATGAGCGTGGGTGCCGAGCGGGACCAGTTTGCCGTTGTGCAGCTCGATGAGCCAGAGCTGGACCCGGTTCTGTGCCTTCGCAGCCACCTGAACGCCATCGTTTCCCCGCACCCGTACGACCTAGAAGGCGTCAGGCCAGTAGTCTCCTTCGACCTTTCAAAATACAAGTTCGTTGACGAGATGGACGTCGTCGCCAGCTTGGATAGCCGAACGGACCTACTAACACTCTCTCCCGGAGAGTTCGAGCATCTCATCCGCCGTCTGTTCGAGAGCATCGGCATGAAGTCCTGGGTCACGCAAGCCTCCAAGGACGAAGGAGTCGATGGCGTCGCTGTCAATGAGGATCCAATCGTCGGCGGGCTTTGCATCATCCAGGCCAAGCGTTACAGCAAAATTGTCGGCCTTGAAGCCGTCCACGCTCTTGCCGGCGTGATGGATCACAAGCGGGCCGCCAAGGGCGTTCTCGTTACTACTTCGTGGGTGGGCAAGGCGAGCCGCGACTTCGCCGCCGCGAACGGACGCATCGAAATTATCGAAGGCCGTAATCTCAAACACATGCTGAAAGAACACCTTGGCCTAGACGTCCTAATCGGCCTGCAAAAGATTCCGCCGGGCTGGAACAGGGCAGACTTGGAGTAA
- a CDS encoding DUF2625 family protein, whose protein sequence is MEQSAWAEVSALVAAAPYPVEVLPADPQQAAACLAALEITTRSWLGAVVANSGGLVIDHGWLRVLGGGHDGLPDVAAEIVPGAGRLVVAFDVMGGQFAWLQAEPAARPTVHYFGPEDLAWQNLELGYGDWLEAMLTGALTGFYEGLRWPGWEAEVANVALDQGISALPTPWTREGKDLSAVSRKLIPLAELVSVHQDAARQLGFL, encoded by the coding sequence GTGGAACAGTCTGCGTGGGCTGAAGTTTCGGCGCTGGTGGCGGCGGCTCCGTATCCGGTGGAGGTGCTGCCGGCCGATCCGCAGCAGGCGGCAGCCTGTCTGGCGGCCCTGGAAATCACGACCAGGTCGTGGCTCGGGGCGGTGGTCGCCAACAGCGGCGGGCTGGTGATCGATCACGGTTGGCTTCGGGTGCTCGGCGGTGGGCACGACGGGCTGCCGGATGTGGCGGCCGAGATAGTCCCGGGGGCTGGTCGTCTGGTCGTCGCTTTCGACGTGATGGGCGGGCAGTTCGCGTGGTTGCAGGCGGAGCCGGCCGCGAGGCCGACGGTGCATTACTTCGGCCCGGAGGACCTGGCTTGGCAGAACCTTGAGCTTGGGTATGGCGACTGGCTGGAGGCGATGCTCACGGGTGCACTGACTGGCTTCTATGAAGGCTTGCGCTGGCCAGGGTGGGAAGCCGAGGTGGCCAACGTTGCCCTGGATCAGGGGATCAGCGCATTGCCAACGCCCTGGACTCGGGAGGGCAAGGATCTCTCGGCGGTGTCCCGCAAGCTGATCCCGCTTGCTGAACTCGTTTCGGTTCACCAGGATGCGGCGCGTCAGCTCGGTTTCCTCTAG
- a CDS encoding cupin domain-containing protein, giving the protein MLIVEGAGRWTAPAGAANDWIEHLRVPDLSVGTYCIPAGGLDDQSPHTEDEIYVVTAGRARIVTPDGSAEVGPGSVIFVPAGEEHRFDEVTEDLALLVVFGPAYGSRAPDRRAE; this is encoded by the coding sequence ATGCTGATCGTCGAAGGTGCGGGCCGGTGGACCGCACCCGCCGGGGCCGCCAACGACTGGATCGAACACCTGAGGGTGCCGGACCTGTCGGTCGGGACGTACTGCATCCCGGCCGGTGGTCTCGACGATCAGAGCCCGCACACCGAGGATGAGATCTACGTGGTAACCGCGGGGCGGGCCCGGATCGTGACCCCGGACGGCTCGGCCGAGGTGGGCCCGGGTTCGGTGATCTTCGTGCCGGCCGGCGAGGAGCACCGGTTCGACGAGGTGACCGAGGATCTGGCGCTGCTGGTGGTGTTCGGTCCGGCGTACGGCTCACGCGCCCCTGATCGGCGCGCCGAGTAG
- a CDS encoding metalloregulator ArsR/SmtB family transcription factor, translating into MSTDRLDETRHVLDRAVVVLRAMAYEHRMRILVLLRDGDQTPASLAAAMSTDSTIIARHLRYLRDARLIRRKRRGREVTYTLHGEATRRLVAEVLHHAERSA; encoded by the coding sequence ATGAGCACCGATCGCCTCGACGAGACGAGGCACGTCCTGGACCGCGCCGTCGTCGTGCTGCGCGCCATGGCGTACGAGCACCGGATGCGCATCCTCGTGCTGCTGCGGGACGGCGACCAGACGCCGGCCTCGCTGGCGGCGGCCATGTCGACGGATTCGACGATCATCGCCCGCCACCTTCGGTACCTCAGGGACGCTCGGTTGATCCGGCGCAAGCGGCGCGGTCGAGAGGTCACCTACACGCTGCACGGAGAGGCCACCAGGCGACTCGTCGCGGAGGTGCTACACCATGCCGAACGCTCGGCCTGA